A region of Chloracidobacterium sp. DNA encodes the following proteins:
- a CDS encoding GNAT family N-acetyltransferase, translating to MTGYLHPKYAETLSEFGRPQVLLRSGGNLLVRKVANTDYQDAMGCYPLFCCEDWERLPDDLEDFQDELVSVALVTDPFGNFDIEMLRLCFPDKMFHFKDHFVVDFSLEDSTKISGNHRRNVDKAMREVVVERCGPDSTVLEDWVSLYDVLIKRHNISGLTAFSRGAFEMLFKVPGLDVFRAIHQGETVGMTLWLMHNNVSYYHLGAYSERGYELGASFPIFHTAIEYFRSQALRGLNLGAGAGIGAKQQDGLSRFKQGWSNATLPVYFCGRIFDRDRYAKIMNETGMSANDFFPAYRFGEFQSREA from the coding sequence ATGACAGGCTATCTGCATCCGAAATATGCCGAAACGTTATCAGAATTTGGAAGGCCGCAGGTGCTGCTGCGTTCCGGCGGCAATTTGTTGGTACGAAAAGTAGCGAACACTGATTACCAGGATGCAATGGGATGTTATCCATTGTTCTGCTGCGAAGACTGGGAACGATTGCCCGACGATCTTGAAGATTTCCAAGATGAGTTAGTGTCCGTAGCCTTGGTAACGGACCCTTTCGGTAATTTTGACATCGAAATGCTGCGGCTGTGTTTTCCGGACAAGATGTTCCATTTCAAAGATCATTTTGTGGTCGATTTCAGTTTGGAAGATTCGACAAAGATATCAGGCAATCACCGGCGTAACGTAGACAAAGCGATGCGTGAGGTGGTCGTTGAACGCTGCGGCCCTGATTCGACAGTGCTTGAGGATTGGGTAAGTTTATACGACGTGCTTATCAAGCGGCACAATATCAGCGGACTTACAGCATTTTCCCGCGGCGCATTTGAGATGTTGTTCAAGGTTCCAGGACTCGATGTTTTTCGCGCGATTCATCAAGGCGAAACTGTTGGCATGACTCTTTGGCTAATGCACAACAACGTCAGCTATTATCACTTAGGAGCATATAGCGAACGGGGTTATGAACTAGGAGCATCGTTTCCGATATTCCATACTGCGATAGAATATTTCCGTTCACAGGCGTTACGCGGACTAAATTTGGGGGCCGGAGCAGGGATAGGAGCAAAACAGCAAGACGGTTTGAGCAGATTCAAACAGGGCTGGTCGAACGCGACTCTTCCGGTCTATTTTTGCGGCCGCATATTTGACCGCGATCGCTATGCAAAGATCATGAATGAAACCGGTATGAGTGCAAATGATTTTTTCCCTGCATATCGTTTTGGGGAATTCCAAAGCCGGGAGGCTTAA
- a CDS encoding ABC transporter ATP-binding protein, giving the protein MSDIVIEVDNLSKHYRLGVIGGKRLVDDVSRHWARLTGKPDPLAKIGANNNVKTNGHNSPDADELWALRDVSFDVHQGEVLGIIGRNGAGKSTLLKVLSRVTAPTHGEVRVKGRIASLLEVGTGFHPELTGRENVFLNGAILGMTKAEIRSKFDEIVEFAEVSKFIDTPVKRYSSGMYVRLAFAVAAHLEPEILIVDEVLAVGDAEFQKKCLGKMGDVASQGRTVLFVSHNMVAVQTLCQRAIMLREGRLTGQGNPAEMITEYLQGFNVQDQISEWKSPETAPGNDLIKIKSIKVVPESDQNEGLISMQDQVNIETEFWSMLPDRAVHLTYHLLNEQGIVVFTTWSNSTKYDPGVYRSTFQIPGGFLNSGIYHLKLLIVENGARATYTNNGIASFNVVDLSSRDGAYMGKEPGVVQPVLQWRTESVGNI; this is encoded by the coding sequence ATGTCCGACATCGTAATTGAGGTAGATAATCTCTCAAAACACTACCGCCTCGGGGTCATAGGCGGAAAGCGTCTCGTTGACGACGTCAGCCGACATTGGGCACGTCTCACCGGAAAGCCTGACCCGCTAGCCAAGATCGGTGCTAATAATAATGTAAAAACCAACGGCCATAATTCACCCGACGCGGATGAGCTTTGGGCATTGAGAGATGTTTCATTTGATGTGCATCAGGGTGAGGTTTTGGGCATCATCGGCCGCAACGGTGCCGGCAAAAGCACACTGCTAAAAGTACTTTCAAGAGTAACGGCCCCGACTCACGGTGAGGTTCGTGTAAAAGGGCGCATCGCAAGCCTTTTAGAGGTTGGGACCGGTTTTCATCCTGAACTTACAGGACGCGAGAATGTTTTCCTTAACGGTGCCATTCTCGGAATGACGAAAGCTGAGATCCGCTCAAAGTTTGATGAGATAGTCGAGTTTGCCGAGGTCTCAAAGTTTATCGACACGCCCGTCAAGCGTTACTCCAGCGGCATGTATGTCCGTCTTGCATTTGCTGTCGCGGCTCACTTGGAACCTGAGATACTGATCGTTGACGAAGTGTTGGCTGTCGGCGATGCTGAATTTCAAAAGAAGTGTCTTGGCAAAATGGGCGATGTGGCTTCACAAGGCAGAACGGTCCTTTTTGTCAGTCACAATATGGTTGCTGTGCAGACGCTATGCCAGCGCGCTATCATGCTGCGCGAAGGACGGCTGACCGGACAGGGTAATCCTGCAGAGATGATCACGGAGTATCTGCAAGGGTTTAACGTCCAGGATCAGATATCTGAATGGAAGTCTCCCGAAACAGCACCGGGCAACGATCTGATAAAGATCAAGAGCATTAAGGTAGTTCCCGAAAGCGATCAAAACGAAGGCCTGATCAGTATGCAGGACCAAGTAAATATTGAAACTGAATTCTGGTCGATGCTCCCGGATCGTGCAGTTCACTTAACTTATCATTTGCTTAATGAACAAGGCATCGTTGTGTTTACCACTTGGTCAAACTCGACGAAATATGATCCCGGTGTTTATAGGTCAACATTCCAAATTCCTGGCGGCTTTCTTAATTCCGGAATTTATCATCTGAAATTGCTCATTGTAGAAAATGGTGCCCGTGCAACTTATACGAACAATGGCATTGCGTCATTCAATGTCGTCGATCTTTCCTCAAGAGACGGAGCTTACATGGGTAAAGAGCCCGGCGTCGTGCAGCCTGTTTTGCAGTGGAGAACAGAGAGCGTCGGGAATATTTAG
- a CDS encoding ABC transporter permease, protein METKGLSNSNEWTLVIQPKSGWFDLHLGDLWRYRDLVMMFVRRDFFSLYKQTILGPLWFIIQPLLTTLTFTVIFGNIAQLSTDGLPKVLFYLSGVTAWNYFSECMVKTSETFNQNSAIFGKVFFPRLAVPLSVVLSNLIKFGIQLGLFLCFYFYFLAGDSNIRPTSALFLLPVLLLMMAALGLGTGIIVSSLTTRYRDLRFLVQFGTQLLMYTTPVIFPLSKIPEQYRWMVAANPMTSIIETFRYGFLGTGTFSWEMLGYSAVVTVVILAVGVVLFNHVEKTFMDTV, encoded by the coding sequence ATGGAAACAAAGGGTTTAAGTAATTCCAATGAGTGGACGCTCGTAATACAGCCTAAAAGCGGCTGGTTCGATCTTCATCTCGGGGACCTATGGCGTTATCGCGATCTTGTGATGATGTTTGTCCGCCGCGATTTCTTCTCGCTGTATAAACAAACGATCCTCGGCCCGCTGTGGTTCATCATTCAGCCGTTGCTGACGACGCTGACGTTTACTGTGATCTTTGGGAACATTGCCCAGCTTTCTACCGACGGTTTGCCAAAAGTTTTGTTTTACCTTTCAGGCGTCACAGCCTGGAATTACTTTTCCGAATGCATGGTGAAAACCTCTGAGACCTTCAACCAAAATTCGGCAATTTTTGGTAAGGTCTTTTTTCCGAGGCTTGCCGTGCCGTTGTCGGTAGTGCTTTCAAACCTAATTAAATTTGGCATACAGCTTGGGTTGTTCCTGTGTTTCTATTTTTATTTTCTCGCGGGCGACAGCAATATCAGGCCGACGTCAGCACTGTTTTTACTGCCTGTTCTGCTTCTGATGATGGCGGCTCTCGGACTCGGCACGGGCATTATCGTTTCGTCTTTAACAACTCGTTACCGCGACCTTAGATTTCTTGTTCAATTCGGTACGCAGTTGTTAATGTACACGACGCCGGTTATCTTTCCGCTTTCAAAGATCCCGGAACAGTATCGATGGATGGTCGCTGCCAATCCTATGACTTCGATCATCGAAACATTTCGCTACGGCTTTCTTGGTACCGGAACGTTCAGTTGGGAAATGCTTGGATATTCGGCAGTAGTTACAGTGGTGATACTAGCGGTGGGAGTTGTGCTTTTCAATCACGTCGAGAAGACGTTCATGGATACGGTTTGA
- the asnB gene encoding asparagine synthase (glutamine-hydrolyzing) — translation MCGISGIFGRSWSEKDLAAMVTSQRHRGPDGEGIYVSPDRIAGVGQNRLAIIDLSNAASQPMFSSSGDLVVVLNGEIYNYLELKRELESEYTFRTRSDTEVLLAAYQKWGRGCLDKLIGMFAFIVWDVKEKRAFAARDRFGVKPLNFHQKSDGTLLIASEIKAFHAAGVSLVPDEITWSTYLANGQYDHSNRTFWKNIESLPPGHLLEWSDQKIKVSRWYDIAERSGEVFDTRSENEVAEEYLALMKESVKFRFRSDVPVGINLSGGLDSSTLLGLVHAVQGEDSDVKVFTFATGDENYDELPWVESMIAKTNHDLVVCKLTANDVPSLASEIQACQDEPFGGLPTIAYSTVFKRAKENGVTVLLDGNGMDEQWAGYDYYLPKTNGNKPSLIQGTKESPVKPDCLTPEFRALAEASDFPSVFTDSVRNLQYRDTRYTKIPKVLRFNDRISMKYSTELREPFLDHRLFELAFRQPIERKIKNGTRKAMLRQIANGLIPESLTEAPKRPLQTPQREWLRHELREWADQTIDTALNSFAGEWLDRGAVKTAWSDFCGGKGDNSFYVWQWISIGLMASTHKLMPVVAQRA, via the coding sequence ATGTGCGGAATATCCGGAATATTTGGTAGATCATGGAGTGAGAAAGACCTCGCCGCTATGGTGACTTCGCAGCGGCATCGCGGGCCGGACGGTGAAGGGATCTATGTTAGTCCTGATCGCATAGCGGGCGTGGGACAAAACCGATTGGCGATCATCGACCTGTCTAATGCGGCAAGCCAGCCGATGTTTAGTTCATCAGGAGATCTGGTCGTCGTGCTCAACGGCGAGATCTACAATTACCTCGAACTGAAACGAGAGTTAGAGAGCGAATACACATTCAGAACTAGATCAGATACAGAAGTTTTGTTGGCAGCCTATCAAAAATGGGGACGCGGTTGTTTGGATAAACTGATCGGAATGTTTGCGTTCATCGTTTGGGATGTGAAAGAAAAACGAGCTTTTGCCGCTCGTGATCGTTTTGGCGTAAAGCCGTTGAACTTTCATCAAAAGAGCGATGGAACACTGCTGATAGCCAGTGAAATTAAGGCATTTCACGCGGCAGGCGTGTCGCTTGTCCCAGATGAGATCACATGGTCAACCTATCTTGCTAACGGCCAATACGACCATTCGAACCGTACATTTTGGAAAAATATTGAGTCTTTGCCGCCGGGGCACTTGTTGGAATGGAGCGATCAGAAAATAAAGGTCTCTCGCTGGTATGACATTGCCGAACGCTCGGGCGAAGTATTTGATACGCGTTCCGAAAACGAAGTTGCGGAAGAATATCTCGCGTTAATGAAGGAAAGCGTAAAGTTCCGCTTTCGCTCCGATGTCCCGGTTGGCATCAATCTCAGCGGCGGATTGGATTCATCGACGCTTTTAGGTTTGGTACACGCGGTTCAGGGCGAAGATAGTGATGTAAAAGTATTTACATTCGCCACGGGCGATGAGAATTATGACGAATTGCCCTGGGTCGAAAGTATGATAGCCAAAACAAATCACGATCTCGTCGTCTGTAAGTTGACAGCGAATGATGTTCCAAGTTTGGCAAGTGAGATTCAGGCTTGTCAGGACGAACCTTTTGGCGGCCTTCCGACTATCGCATATTCAACCGTATTTAAACGGGCGAAGGAAAACGGCGTTACCGTTTTGCTGGATGGCAATGGAATGGATGAGCAGTGGGCCGGTTACGATTATTACCTTCCAAAGACCAACGGGAACAAACCAAGTTTGATCCAGGGCACTAAGGAATCGCCGGTCAAGCCGGATTGTTTGACGCCAGAATTTCGTGCTTTGGCAGAGGCGAGCGATTTTCCGTCAGTTTTCACAGACAGCGTACGAAATCTTCAATACCGCGACACGCGATATACGAAGATACCAAAAGTGTTGCGATTCAACGACCGCATTTCGATGAAATATTCGACCGAATTACGAGAACCATTTTTGGATCACAGGTTGTTCGAGTTGGCATTTCGTCAGCCTATCGAACGCAAGATTAAAAACGGCACACGAAAGGCGATGCTGCGTCAGATCGCAAATGGGTTGATCCCGGAAAGCCTGACAGAAGCACCAAAGCGTCCGCTGCAAACGCCTCAGCGTGAATGGCTGCGTCACGAACTCAGAGAATGGGCTGATCAAACGATCGATACAGCACTGAATAGTTTTGCCGGCGAATGGCTGGATCGCGGAGCGGTGAAGACAGCGTGGTCGGATTTTTGCGGTGGAAAAGGCGATAACAGTTTTTATGTTTGGCAATGGATAAGTATCGGGTTAATGGCCTCAACCCATAAGCTGATGCCTGTCGTTGCCCAGCGTGCTTAA
- the neuC gene encoding UDP-N-acetylglucosamine 2-epimerase (hydrolyzing): MSRKICVVVTARPSYSRVKTVLQAIKDHPDLELQLVVAASALLDRYGTAVNFIEKDGFAIDARVYMVLEGENPASMAKTTGLGILELATVFDNLKPDVVVTVADRFETLATAVAASYMNIPVAHIQGGEVTGSIDEKVRHSVTKLADLHLVATPMAGERVKKMGEDSRKIYVTGCPSIDIATDILDDPSLNFNPFERYGGVGILHELVNGYIVVMQHPVTTEHEKARQHVMETLEAVHEINMPTLWFWPNVDAGSDGTSNGIRSFREKYNPENIHFFKSMSPTDFLRLLYNSKCLIGNSSVGIRECSYLGVPVVNIGTRQVGRERGSNVIDVAYEKGAILAAAREQISSNRRDGDKLYGDGNAGKNIAKVLAEAPLSIEKMLTY, from the coding sequence ATGTCACGAAAAATTTGTGTTGTTGTAACGGCGAGGCCAAGCTACAGCCGTGTAAAAACTGTACTACAGGCAATTAAGGATCACCCCGATCTCGAATTGCAGCTTGTAGTCGCAGCATCTGCGCTGCTGGATCGATACGGAACGGCTGTGAACTTTATCGAGAAGGACGGTTTTGCAATCGATGCGCGCGTTTACATGGTTTTGGAAGGTGAAAACCCTGCGTCAATGGCCAAAACCACCGGCTTGGGAATCCTTGAGTTGGCAACAGTCTTCGATAATCTGAAACCAGACGTTGTGGTTACTGTTGCAGATCGCTTCGAGACCTTGGCAACCGCAGTCGCGGCATCGTATATGAATATTCCCGTCGCCCATATCCAGGGCGGCGAGGTTACAGGTTCTATTGATGAAAAGGTACGGCATTCTGTTACAAAACTTGCCGATCTACATTTAGTCGCGACACCGATGGCCGGTGAGCGTGTTAAAAAGATGGGTGAAGACAGCCGGAAGATCTATGTAACCGGTTGCCCGTCGATAGACATCGCCACTGACATACTTGATGATCCGTCGCTTAATTTTAATCCATTCGAGCGTTACGGCGGCGTAGGCATCCTTCATGAACTGGTCAACGGATACATTGTTGTAATGCAGCATCCGGTTACTACGGAACATGAAAAGGCCCGCCAGCACGTTATGGAAACGCTTGAGGCTGTTCACGAGATCAACATGCCGACATTGTGGTTCTGGCCAAATGTGGATGCGGGTTCGGACGGTACATCAAACGGCATACGTTCGTTTAGGGAAAAATACAATCCGGAAAATATACATTTCTTTAAGAGCATGTCACCGACAGATTTCTTGAGGCTGCTCTACAACTCCAAGTGTCTTATCGGTAATTCAAGTGTTGGAATTCGGGAATGTTCGTACTTAGGTGTGCCGGTTGTTAACATCGGAACTCGGCAAGTCGGACGTGAGAGAGGAAGCAACGTGATCGATGTCGCGTATGAAAAAGGAGCAATTCTTGCCGCAGCACGTGAGCAGATAAGCAGTAATAGACGCGACGGCGACAAACTTTATGGTGACGGAAACGCCGGTAAAAATATCGCAAAGGTTCTCGCTGAGGCTCCATTGAGTATCGAGAAGATGCTTACTTATTAG
- the rfbA gene encoding glucose-1-phosphate thymidylyltransferase RfbA, with product MANMKGIILLGGLGSRLYPLTQIASKQLQAVYDKPMVYYPLTVLIASGIRELCVISTPEDQGRYQQLLGDGTKWGLTIEYRVQPRPEGIAQVFLIAEDFIGDDNVTVILGDNIFFGGDAFPRAFDDFVSGATIFAYHVNDPENYGVVEFDEHGAAVSLEEKPTDPKSRYAVPGLYVYDNQVVEIAKALKPSARGELEITDVNKEYLKRGKLKVRPLSRGFAWLDAGTSSGLYDASVYVRTIEKRQGIKIGCPEEAALVRGFMTLEQFEELLTKMPNCEYSEYLHNIAVEQRMSKKFRNAKLADEGSALTTTHS from the coding sequence ATGGCTAATATGAAGGGCATAATACTTTTAGGCGGGCTTGGCTCACGGCTTTATCCGCTGACGCAGATCGCAAGCAAGCAGCTTCAGGCGGTTTACGATAAACCGATGGTCTATTACCCGCTGACAGTATTGATCGCCAGCGGAATTCGCGAATTGTGCGTGATCTCGACGCCCGAAGATCAGGGACGTTATCAGCAGCTGCTTGGCGATGGAACTAAATGGGGCCTGACGATCGAGTATCGCGTACAGCCTCGTCCCGAGGGAATAGCTCAGGTCTTTCTGATCGCGGAGGATTTCATCGGTGACGACAATGTCACGGTCATACTCGGCGACAATATTTTCTTTGGCGGCGATGCTTTTCCACGGGCATTTGACGATTTTGTGTCGGGAGCGACGATATTTGCGTACCATGTTAACGATCCGGAAAATTACGGCGTCGTTGAATTTGACGAACACGGAGCCGCGGTTTCTCTGGAGGAAAAACCAACGGATCCAAAGAGCCGATATGCTGTTCCGGGGCTTTATGTTTACGACAATCAGGTGGTTGAAATTGCGAAAGCTCTCAAACCGTCGGCACGCGGCGAGCTTGAGATCACCGATGTTAACAAAGAGTATCTAAAGCGCGGCAAATTAAAAGTGCGTCCGTTAAGCCGTGGCTTTGCATGGCTCGATGCGGGAACCAGCAGCGGGCTGTACGACGCATCGGTTTACGTTCGTACTATTGAAAAAAGGCAAGGCATAAAGATCGGATGCCCCGAAGAAGCAGCGTTGGTGCGAGGCTTTATGACTCTGGAACAGTTTGAAGAACTGCTAACAAAAATGCCCAATTGTGAATACAGCGAGTACCTGCACAACATTGCAGTCGAACAGCGAATGTCGAAAAAATTTCGCAATGCAAAATTGGCTGACGAGGGTTCTGCGTTAACTACAACGCACTCGTAA
- a CDS encoding N-acetylneuraminate synthase family protein codes for MSKIGVPFADGRCLIIGEVAQSHDGSLGMAHSFIDAIADAGADAVKFQTHIAAEESTPSEPWRIKFSPQDETRYEYWKRMEFTKSQWLGLKEHADERGILFMSSAFSDAAVELLSDIGMKVWKIASGEIGSVQLLRRIAGTGDPIILSSGMSDWAELDAAVDVVRETGNQLAVLQCTTAYPCPPESVGLNMLDVLRERYQIPVGLSDHTGNVFAGLAAVTLGAEILEIHVAMSREMFGPDVKASVTTSELRQLVDGSRQIEKMIASPIDKAKMAGEMSHLRSLFTKSIVAGADLSAGTILAQEHLKLKKPGTGMPASQLPDILGKKLSRDLQVDEFIQFTDLVESKNGSGD; via the coding sequence ATGAGCAAAATCGGCGTACCGTTTGCCGACGGACGTTGTTTGATCATCGGCGAGGTTGCGCAGTCTCATGACGGCAGTTTGGGAATGGCTCATTCCTTTATCGATGCGATCGCAGATGCAGGCGCGGATGCTGTTAAGTTTCAGACGCATATTGCTGCAGAAGAAAGCACTCCGAGCGAGCCGTGGCGGATCAAATTTAGCCCTCAGGATGAAACACGATACGAGTATTGGAAGCGAATGGAATTTACAAAGTCGCAATGGCTTGGTTTGAAGGAACATGCCGACGAGCGCGGAATTCTGTTTATGAGTTCGGCATTTTCTGATGCGGCTGTGGAATTGCTTTCTGATATTGGGATGAAGGTGTGGAAAATTGCTTCTGGTGAGATCGGTAGTGTGCAGCTTCTGCGGCGAATTGCAGGAACAGGTGACCCAATCATACTTTCTTCAGGAATGAGTGACTGGGCGGAATTAGACGCCGCAGTCGATGTTGTTCGGGAAACTGGAAACCAGCTTGCGGTGCTGCAATGTACGACAGCGTATCCTTGTCCGCCGGAATCCGTCGGGCTTAACATGCTCGACGTTTTAAGAGAAAGATACCAAATTCCCGTAGGCTTGTCCGACCACACCGGAAATGTATTTGCGGGTCTGGCCGCTGTTACGTTGGGGGCCGAGATACTCGAGATCCACGTCGCAATGAGTCGCGAGATGTTCGGGCCTGACGTAAAAGCTTCGGTTACGACAAGTGAATTAAGGCAATTGGTCGATGGTAGTAGACAGATCGAGAAAATGATCGCGTCACCTATTGATAAGGCCAAGATGGCGGGTGAAATGTCACATCTGCGATCGTTATTTACAAAGAGTATTGTTGCGGGAGCCGATCTTTCTGCCGGTACGATTTTGGCTCAAGAACATCTGAAGCTAAAAAAACCCGGTACGGGAATGCCCGCGTCGCAATTGCCCGATATTTTGGGTAAGAAACTTAGCCGTGATCTGCAGGTGGATGAATTTATTCAATTTACCGACCTTGTAGAGTCCAAGAACGGCTCTGGAGATTAA
- a CDS encoding acylneuraminate cytidylyltransferase family protein, with protein sequence MRVLGIIPARGGSKGVHRKNIRPLCGKPLLAYTAEAAISARLTKTILSTEDEEIADIGRSLGLDVPFMRPVELAEDATATFPVILHAVTKLESLGEHYDAVCLLQPTNPLRRTEDIDNCIEILEKTGADSVISILPVPHVYNPKWVYWRSPDGEMKLSSGDVEPVSRRQDLPPAFHREGSVYVTKRSVLTEYGNLYGRNVRGYEMDEANSINIDTKEDWSQAEEMIKSRSIQSGASQTV encoded by the coding sequence ATGAGAGTACTGGGCATCATACCCGCACGCGGCGGCTCGAAAGGGGTTCATCGAAAAAATATAAGGCCATTGTGCGGAAAGCCATTGCTCGCTTACACGGCTGAGGCCGCAATCTCTGCAAGATTGACAAAGACGATCTTGAGCACCGAAGACGAAGAGATCGCGGACATCGGCAGATCGCTTGGCTTGGACGTTCCGTTTATGAGGCCTGTTGAACTGGCCGAAGACGCGACAGCGACATTTCCGGTGATACTTCACGCCGTTACCAAATTAGAATCGCTCGGAGAACATTACGATGCTGTTTGCCTGCTTCAGCCGACCAATCCGCTCAGGCGAACCGAAGACATAGATAACTGTATCGAAATATTGGAAAAGACCGGTGCGGATTCGGTGATCAGTATTTTGCCTGTGCCGCATGTTTATAATCCAAAATGGGTGTATTGGCGTTCACCTGATGGCGAGATGAAGTTGTCGAGTGGTGATGTTGAACCTGTATCGAGACGACAGGACCTGCCGCCCGCATTTCATCGCGAAGGTTCTGTTTATGTAACCAAGCGAAGTGTTCTGACCGAGTATGGAAACCTCTACGGCCGCAATGTTCGCGGTTACGAGATGGACGAAGCTAATTCGATAAATATTGACACGAAGGAAGATTGGAGTCAGGCCGAAGAGATGATCAAAAGCCGATCCATACAATCCGGAGCGTCGCAAACCGTTTAA